A single region of the Halopiger xanaduensis SH-6 genome encodes:
- a CDS encoding elongation factor 1-beta, which yields MGKVAAKIKVMPNSPEIDLDALQERLESSLPEGAKINGVEREEVAFGLTALYPTVIVPDGAGGTETVEENFSEVEGVESVGVENVGRI from the coding sequence ATGGGTAAAGTAGCCGCCAAAATCAAGGTCATGCCGAACAGCCCCGAGATCGACCTCGACGCGCTCCAGGAGCGCCTCGAGAGCTCCCTCCCCGAGGGCGCGAAGATTAACGGCGTCGAGCGCGAGGAAGTCGCGTTCGGCCTCACCGCGCTCTACCCGACCGTGATCGTCCCGGACGGCGCGGGCGGTACGGAGACCGTCGAGGAGAACTTCTCCGAGGTCGAGGGCGTCGAGAGCGTCGGCGTCGAGAACGTCGGCCGCATCTAA
- a CDS encoding HVO_2753 family zinc finger protein → MSTTDDRETRSCVSCGLNIAGTNAAAFKCPECGQQIYRCAKCRKQSNLYECPDCGFTGP, encoded by the coding sequence ATGAGTACGACCGACGACCGCGAGACGCGCTCGTGCGTCTCCTGCGGGCTCAACATCGCGGGGACGAACGCCGCCGCGTTCAAGTGCCCCGAGTGCGGCCAGCAGATCTACCGCTGCGCCAAGTGTCGCAAGCAGAGCAACCTCTACGAGTGCCCCGACTGCGGGTTCACCGGACCATAA
- the nreA gene encoding DNA repair protein NreA: protein MRLDEYIEDLEPDEEAERRRLAKEKSYEITDHLEEFERRFDDALSGDTLVGSTSPSIFVGRSNYPDIPVGLLSPVGDEDDAEEYVTDGEWYQQGYAINDVLQRRTGLLNSNKRANVDSPSIASRLTPNVHDAWNGFVGVQREVAIADRPVDLEIGLDDTPDLGLDAGTDVATPRGPRANARNAELRENPYVPKPVKKTLEDDDWQAQGAMTYLYRRGFDVYEINSILSAGALGEAEQRRLVPTRWSITAVDDTVGQFLRGRIRNEPSIDEVQVWANEYMGNRYWVVLAPGNWEFELVEMKAPGSIWNPDPEGNTWMASASEGYEGRSSYVEETAGAYYAARLGVLEHLESIGRQAKCLVLREVSDDYWAPVGVWQVRESVRNAFDGNYGEAETFHGAVAEIATQLPVSLQRLRRKSELAAGLQANLSAFSSLE, encoded by the coding sequence ATGCGCCTCGACGAGTACATCGAGGACTTAGAGCCCGACGAGGAGGCAGAGCGTCGCCGCCTCGCCAAGGAGAAGTCCTACGAGATCACCGACCACTTGGAGGAGTTCGAGCGGCGGTTCGACGACGCGCTCAGCGGCGACACGCTCGTCGGCTCGACGTCTCCCTCGATCTTCGTCGGGCGGTCGAACTACCCGGATATCCCCGTCGGCCTGCTCTCGCCCGTCGGCGACGAGGACGACGCCGAGGAGTACGTTACCGACGGTGAGTGGTACCAGCAGGGGTACGCGATCAACGACGTGCTCCAGCGCCGGACCGGACTCCTGAACTCCAACAAGCGCGCGAACGTCGACTCGCCGTCGATCGCGAGCCGGCTCACGCCCAACGTCCACGACGCCTGGAACGGCTTCGTCGGCGTCCAGCGCGAGGTCGCCATCGCCGACCGGCCGGTCGACCTCGAGATCGGGCTCGACGACACGCCGGATTTGGGTCTCGACGCAGGAACGGACGTGGCGACACCTCGCGGCCCGCGCGCGAACGCACGGAACGCCGAATTGCGCGAAAATCCCTACGTGCCGAAGCCGGTCAAGAAGACCTTAGAGGACGACGACTGGCAGGCACAGGGCGCGATGACCTACCTCTACCGGCGCGGGTTCGACGTCTACGAGATCAACTCGATCCTTTCCGCGGGCGCGCTCGGCGAGGCCGAACAGCGCCGCCTCGTCCCGACGCGGTGGTCGATCACCGCCGTCGACGACACCGTCGGCCAGTTCCTGCGCGGACGCATCCGCAACGAACCCAGCATCGACGAGGTGCAGGTCTGGGCCAACGAGTACATGGGCAACCGCTACTGGGTCGTCCTCGCGCCGGGCAACTGGGAGTTCGAACTCGTCGAGATGAAGGCGCCGGGCAGCATTTGGAACCCCGATCCCGAGGGCAACACGTGGATGGCCAGCGCTTCGGAGGGGTACGAAGGCCGCTCGAGCTACGTCGAGGAGACCGCCGGCGCCTACTACGCCGCTCGGCTGGGCGTCTTAGAGCACCTCGAGTCGATCGGCCGGCAAGCGAAGTGTCTGGTGCTCCGGGAGGTGTCGGACGACTACTGGGCGCCGGTCGGCGTCTGGCAGGTCCGCGAGAGCGTCCGCAACGCCTTCGACGGGAACTACGGCGAGGCCGAGACGTTCCACGGCGCGGTCGCCGAAATCGCTACCCAGCTGCCGGTCTCCCTCCAGCGGCTCCGCCGCAAGTCGGAACTCGCGGCCGGGCTGCAGGCGAACCTCAGCGCCTTCTCGAGCCTCGAGTGA
- a CDS encoding cold-shock protein: MATGIVDFFNDTGGYGFIETDDADEDVFFHMEDVGGEDLTEGTEIEFDIEQAPKGPRATNVTRF, from the coding sequence ATGGCAACTGGGATTGTTGATTTCTTCAACGACACTGGCGGTTACGGTTTCATCGAGACGGACGACGCTGACGAGGACGTTTTCTTCCACATGGAGGACGTCGGCGGCGAGGACCTCACGGAAGGCACCGAGATCGAATTCGACATCGAGCAGGCCCCCAAGGGTCCGCGCGCGACCAACGTCACTCGCTTCTAA
- the arcD gene encoding arginine/ornithine antiporter ArcD, which produces MALDFTPTTIDDLDPDRRPSFRLALVPVFAVVLFLGIGSAVLGLDPHVPLLWSIVVTGAFGRYLGYTWDDLSDGIINGLLMGMQALLIIFTIYALIATWVDAGTIPAMMYYGLELLSPGVFLPVAAILAAVVAFSIGSSWTTVGTLGVAFVGIGAGLGVPGPMTVGAVISGAYAGDKQSPLSDTTNLAAGVTNTPLYDHIYRMRTGTAIAFGLSVLGFAALGLQFSGAVPAGQVAEIQTALAGAYSLSVLAFVPLVVTFGLALRGYPALPTLVTGVFAGIITAILVQGTGFVPAWEVFMGGTAPETGSDLVNDLLATGGLTGSAWTITVVVAALSLGGLLERIGVLAVLANQLSQGVRSSGSLIAGTGVSAIVVNALTAQQYMSIVLPGVTLRNLYDEFGLDSEELSRAVEAAGTPTGALLPWHAGGVYMAGATGVATLEYAPFYLFGFLSPLVLFAMALSGRGIPTTSRAERAQHAD; this is translated from the coding sequence ATGGCACTCGACTTTACACCGACGACGATCGACGACCTCGATCCGGATCGGCGCCCCTCGTTCCGGCTGGCGCTCGTTCCGGTGTTCGCGGTCGTCCTCTTCCTGGGGATCGGCTCCGCTGTTCTCGGGCTCGACCCCCACGTGCCGCTGCTGTGGAGCATCGTTGTGACGGGTGCGTTCGGCCGCTACCTCGGCTACACCTGGGACGACCTCTCCGACGGGATCATCAACGGGCTGCTGATGGGGATGCAGGCGCTGTTGATCATCTTCACGATCTACGCCCTGATCGCGACCTGGGTCGACGCCGGCACGATCCCGGCGATGATGTACTACGGCCTCGAGTTGCTCTCGCCGGGGGTATTCCTGCCCGTAGCGGCGATTCTAGCGGCCGTCGTCGCGTTCTCGATCGGCTCCTCGTGGACGACGGTCGGGACGCTCGGGGTCGCCTTCGTCGGCATCGGCGCGGGGCTCGGCGTTCCCGGACCGATGACCGTCGGCGCGGTCATCTCGGGCGCCTACGCGGGGGACAAGCAGTCGCCGCTGTCGGACACGACGAACCTCGCGGCCGGCGTGACGAACACGCCGCTGTACGATCACATCTACCGCATGCGAACCGGGACGGCGATCGCCTTCGGCCTCTCGGTGCTCGGCTTCGCCGCGCTCGGCCTCCAGTTCAGCGGCGCCGTGCCGGCCGGTCAGGTCGCGGAGATCCAGACCGCGCTCGCGGGCGCGTACTCGCTGTCCGTGCTCGCGTTCGTTCCGCTCGTGGTCACGTTCGGCCTCGCGCTTCGGGGCTACCCCGCGCTGCCGACGCTCGTCACCGGCGTCTTCGCGGGCATTATCACCGCGATCCTCGTCCAGGGAACGGGCTTCGTCCCCGCCTGGGAGGTCTTCATGGGCGGCACCGCACCCGAGACGGGTTCGGATCTCGTGAACGACCTGCTCGCCACCGGCGGCCTCACCGGCTCGGCCTGGACGATTACCGTCGTCGTCGCGGCGCTGTCGCTCGGCGGCCTGCTCGAGCGCATCGGCGTCCTCGCAGTGCTCGCGAACCAGCTCTCGCAGGGCGTCCGTAGCTCGGGGAGCCTGATCGCCGGCACCGGCGTCTCCGCGATCGTCGTCAACGCGCTGACCGCCCAGCAGTACATGAGCATCGTCCTGCCGGGCGTAACGCTGCGCAACCTCTACGACGAGTTCGGGTTAGACAGCGAGGAACTGTCCCGCGCCGTCGAAGCCGCCGGGACGCCGACCGGCGCCCTCCTGCCGTGGCACGCCGGCGGCGTCTACATGGCCGGCGCGACCGGCGTCGCCACGCTCGAGTACGCGCCGTTCTATCTGTTCGGCTTCCTCTCGCCGCTAGTGCTGTTCGCGATGGCGCTGTCCGGTCGCGGTATCCCGACGACGAGTCGGGCCGAACGCGCACAGCACGCCGACTAA
- a CDS encoding DUF302 domain-containing protein encodes MSLPIDPATIDPDEFGEKQAVLEMDHEEAVEHVREVCEDVGFGIPVEFSPAELLNEKVDADRDPYYVLGACNPEIADRALDETPRIGGLFPCNMIVWQEEPGRQRVYHVSIMKIARLLGMAPDNDEWTDIVDTTGDLTAEAFEQFDSVEAETEDAD; translated from the coding sequence ATGAGTCTCCCTATCGATCCCGCGACGATCGACCCCGACGAGTTCGGCGAGAAACAGGCCGTCCTCGAGATGGACCACGAGGAGGCGGTCGAGCACGTCCGCGAGGTCTGCGAGGACGTCGGCTTCGGCATCCCCGTCGAGTTCTCGCCCGCCGAACTTCTGAACGAGAAGGTCGACGCGGACCGCGACCCGTACTACGTGCTCGGCGCCTGCAACCCCGAGATCGCAGATCGGGCGCTCGACGAGACGCCCCGCATCGGCGGCCTCTTCCCCTGTAACATGATCGTCTGGCAGGAGGAGCCGGGTCGTCAGCGAGTCTACCACGTCTCGATCATGAAGATCGCCCGGCTGCTCGGGATGGCCCCCGACAACGACGAGTGGACCGACATCGTCGACACGACTGGCGATCTCACCGCCGAGGCGTTCGAGCAGTTCGACTCGGTCGAAGCCGAGACCGAAGACGCGGACTGA
- a CDS encoding CPBP family glutamic-type intramembrane protease, translating to MAAEAGRGVGWLREQFDRLSWVQKSLLTGAVLTLLWMQLVPAELGPRTIVDSVLLIGGPLALGLSHGRHVGWNINRVAVRNAGLLALFVLPFYLVGSTLPPIRAFYPIWETSAAPAEFVPHAIKLFTLALAAETYYRGLLCVGVKELGFKAVFISPVIYMLHHASKPPIEFVLSGPTDVLFGAIDYKSDSILPSVIAHGAGLVLLDWLVLHEPLFDPTPFLRALEWLPLF from the coding sequence GTGGCGGCGGAAGCGGGCCGCGGCGTCGGTTGGCTTCGCGAGCAGTTCGACCGCCTCTCGTGGGTCCAGAAGTCGCTACTGACGGGTGCAGTTCTGACGTTGCTGTGGATGCAGCTCGTCCCCGCCGAGCTGGGGCCGCGAACGATCGTCGACAGCGTCCTGCTGATCGGCGGCCCCCTCGCGCTGGGCCTGTCGCACGGGCGCCACGTCGGCTGGAACATCAACCGCGTCGCCGTTCGGAACGCCGGTCTCCTCGCGCTGTTCGTGCTGCCGTTCTATCTGGTGGGCTCGACGCTCCCGCCGATCCGCGCGTTCTACCCGATCTGGGAGACGTCGGCGGCGCCGGCCGAGTTCGTTCCCCACGCGATCAAGCTGTTCACGCTGGCGTTGGCCGCCGAGACCTACTACCGCGGGCTGCTCTGCGTCGGCGTCAAGGAACTGGGATTCAAGGCGGTGTTCATCAGCCCCGTTATCTACATGCTTCACCACGCCTCGAAGCCGCCGATCGAGTTCGTGCTCTCGGGACCGACGGACGTGCTCTTCGGCGCGATCGACTACAAGTCCGACTCGATCCTCCCCTCGGTGATCGCCCACGGGGCCGGCCTCGTCCTGCTGGACTGGCTGGTGCTCCACGAACCGCTGTTCGATCCGACGCCGTTCCTGCGGGCCCTCGAGTGGTTGCCGCTGTTCTGA
- a CDS encoding DUF5789 family protein — protein sequence MSDDEDEEPAVSLGEHTPVEGAPLARVTSRLTWPKEKSEVDRLEGDSVIRTPDGPRELSAVLEEVDETYFQRRQEFERHVRDVIGTGPVPTADE from the coding sequence ATGAGCGACGACGAGGACGAGGAACCGGCCGTTTCGCTCGGTGAGCACACGCCCGTCGAGGGAGCCCCCCTCGCTCGGGTGACGTCCCGGCTGACCTGGCCCAAGGAAAAGAGCGAGGTCGACCGCCTCGAGGGCGACAGCGTGATCCGCACGCCCGACGGGCCCCGCGAACTCTCGGCGGTTCTCGAGGAAGTCGACGAAACGTACTTCCAGCGCCGCCAGGAGTTCGAGCGCCACGTCCGCGACGTGATCGGAACGGGACCGGTTCCGACCGCGGACGAGTAA